TTGTGGCTTGTCCAGGTAGGTCGTGCCCTATTTCGAGATGGCGCACAAGAGAGATATGCTGACGGGCATTCCAGAATGAGCCCAAGGTAGTGATGGACTGGCCTGGTGTCCCTCGCATCATACTTACTCCCAATGTTATGGAGTTCAAGCGCCTTTGCGACACCATGGTAGGTGCCAAAAACCGTCTTTCATTTTAGCTAACGCTAATGAACTATCAGAAAATTGATCCATCTGGCCCCCATACCTCATTGTGCCCTCAGCTCGCTACTGCTCTCGGCAATGCCACCATCATTCAGAAGGGTCCCAGTGACATTATCTCCAATGGTCTGAagcttccatcatcatttctttcTGATGAATCCGAAGGAGAACAGAATTACTTGGAAGTCAAGGTAGAAGGGGGCTTGAAGCGGGTTGGTGGCCAGGGAGATATCTTGAGTGGCAGTACCGGCGTTCTGCTCGCTTGGGGTAGCGAATGGGTTCGAGGCTCTTATGAGTGAGTTATACTTGATAAACGATATGTTGGCGAAGAGTCAGCTAACGTTACGTAGACATGTGGGtcatccccctcctcaAGAAAAGGCTATTGCGGAGAACATCCCTGTCCTTGCGGCATATGGTGCTTCTACGTTCAATCGAACTGTTTCAAAACGAGGTTTCCAGAAAAAGGGCAGAAGTATGGTCACTGGTGATCTCGTTGACATGGTTGGGGATGTTTACGAGGAGGTTTTCGGGAATCCAGGAGAAATGGAGGGCCGAGGTAAACTTTAGATTACTGTATCAAAATTAAAGGCCGAGAGAAGTAATGCATGTAGCTACAAGTATATTCGATTTCGACCAAGGTTTTAGTACATTTCCAAACTCTGCGCATACTCATCAGCATTCAGAAAGCTTTAAAGTCCTACAAAGTCTCACCATTCCGTCATGGATCTCATAATCCTGCAATGAAACATGATCTTTGAACGCAGTGTACCACTTTTTAAGCTGGATTTTTTGGGCCGTCGTACCGGTTTGGGCGGCGATAAGACGTTTGAGGTCGCCAACAGTATCCGTAGGAAGGCACTTGACTCGCACTACCCTCACACATCAATAGCAATCTCACAGTTGCAAAAGAGACATACCTTTACGTCCTAAACGGTCATTCGCAATAACTTCAATCAACCTCATGGATGCCGCACTCGGAGCAGCGGTCGGCCTTTGGGGAGGAACGCTTGTGGAACTTGGAGCGGCGGCAGGGGGAGCATCTCGACGTGATCCATCCCTATCACGATCTGTCCTCCTTCCGCTATCCCTGTCCCTATCTCTATCCCGATCTCTATCCCGTCGATCCCTATCCCTTCTATGATCATCTCTGTCCCTATCTCTCCTATCATCTCTATCTCTATCCCTCCTGTAAGAATCGTCTCTCCTAtattcatctcttctctcatcccttGGATCTCCTCGGACACCGTACCGATCCAGCGGGTCTCCACCTCTTTTAAAACTGCCAACAGATGCAGAAGGTACATTCCCCATCGTATTCCTCACCCCCTGCTCCCTCGTCCCGCCAAACCTCCTAGGCACTTCCCCGCGTTCTCTAGCCTCAGCTCGTTCTTTCGAAGTAGGTTCGTCCAGAGGATCGCGGCGGTGAGAGAGTGAACccattgaggatgaggatttTTTATAGAATGAGAGCTCCTTGGGCTTTTTgcgaggtggtggagatCGAGATCGGGAGCGAGGACGGTCATAATCGCGGCTGGGGGATGGAGAGCGAGGCATAGCGGGGATGATCTAGAGAATATAGCCGTGCTGTAGtggcaaaaaaaaaagatgtaTAAGTCTTGCGTGCAATGGATGCTGTCATGCATGGCAAGCCTCCTTAAATGGGGAGACAGAATAAAATCGTCCTGGCGCATAGACTGAGCAGCACAACCTACTAACTCTTGCAAGAGCATAAGGGCATTGTTGTCTTGTTCTTTTGCATCTATATCGACTCAAAGCATGTATACACACTAAGCTAATGTGCACGGAGGTCTGTTGATCGTTGAGAGGTTGTTGTTTGCTTATCGGTCTTGTCTGCCAGATTAACGTCGTACAGGCCTTTTAGGAGGGGCTCCGGCAAGTGGGCCGATGATTTCACAATTGTTATCTGATTCATCCCACTGGTCACGAATAAATACAAAATCATGTACATCCATAAATTTACTAGGGCACTCTCGCAGTTTAATTGTGATTCATGTGATgtaaaaagaaggaatCAAGGCAGAAACGGGCGTCATTCGTTGTAAACGAAGAAGCTAAAaccaaaaacaaaaagaaatgatCGATGACGGGATCGAACCGCCGACCTTGGAGTAATAACAAGTTTTTATTATTAGCTCCACTATCTAAACCAACTGATATAATCGACCGATCATTTGTTGAAATGCAAGATTTGTAAAGCTCATAAATAACTAAATTCAATATGACAGTCTAGCTCGCATACAAGTATTTGCAATGTTCTCTGTATACCGCAAGCCAAAACCTTGCATGCCAAAGTGCTATCCGAAGATAAAATAATGGGTGCCAAATTTCGCGGTATAGCACAATGACAGTGGATATATGATAATATATCGCCCGGCCTATATCCGTCCCATTATTTGATTTCTTGAATCAATATGATTATCAGCCTGGTGGTACGGGTTATGTCTCGTTTAATGAGCCACTAGCCACCGCAATGTCATGTAAAGCGCTCCACATTGCATGAGGGATATCCGCCTGTCAGAGACTTTATATCCGTTTTTGTATCGACTCTCCTCTCTTAGGTGATACGCCATCGAATGCAAAGCAATCGATTTACTATGGTATAAGCACCCCGCTTACTTGATTGCCCACGAACGTCACTCGATACTTTCGCCTCTTCAGTTTAAGTTCTCAATCTCCAGTACTGTACCCCATATCCACCTCACTCTGCTTCAACCAGTATGACTGGGACTACACATCAAAGTATATGTCCTGCGAAGATTTCCTTTTCATGGATGCCATCTCACCCTCAAAGTCAAGCATTGACCTTGGTAGGTGAAGCATttatttcctttcctttgcaTGCTGATACTCCTTCAGACCGAGTTGGCCACCAAAATGTCGAtaacaaagaagaagctaaCTTGGTGAACAACATCACCACCGTCACAAAGCAGTCTTGCCATGATTGTTTCGTGAACGCCTACAAACCCGATTACAAGGTCGATTCTGTCTTAAAAAGCCTCGCACCATTAAGCACAAACGTTGTCAAGGGGTACATTATGACTTAGGCCGGCAAAGGTAATTTTGCAAGAGGCGAGATTCCTTTCTGGGCCTATCACAAGGTTGCCGTCTCCCATATGGCCAGTATCCAGTTACCCAAAAGGACGCAAGTTTGGCTTTCACACTCGCATTCAACCTCCATCGACGGATATTGTACAAGATGTACGCTCGCTACCGCTGTCAGAAACATTACCGAGTTTCGATCGAGATCGAGGCTGCCAAACTTCACCTGGCAATCGAGGTCAAGGAGCTCCTTCAAGAAGACGCATTTGCTGGATTCATTCATGTCTCCTTCGGCGACAGGCACTTGACGTCCCAGGTAGCAAGCACCGCATACAAACCCAAGATATCTTATGGGCAGCGAAACAAGATTGCAAGGAAGATCGATTTCGAAGTCGGAGGATCCAGAACCTGCTGGGTTGATTGCAAGCCAGCTGGGACTTGGAGCGCGTCGTGTAGAGACTTTTGGTAAACTGCCTAATTTCGAGTTATAACGTTAGCTCCTTTCATGTATTTGTACAGTCTGTTGATGATATGGTTTTGTCGATGCATATGTCGACGACAACGAGCGACGAACGAGTCTTGACCTTTCGCGAGATACGAAATGCCACGAGTTAGATTTCCGGTTCCTgttctgctgctgcctcctgctgctgctgctgctggcaGCCGCCGCCGCGTCTGCTCGGTCAAGCTCATGCATCTCACACGCCAACTCAAATCCACCTCGACTTtggctttccatcttcttctcaaacaaAATACCCACTCAGACAGAGAGCATATCGCCAGACGGCCATAGCTAATATGGACCTCATCGAAAGTGAGTGTGTTCCTTCAACAGCGCGCTGCACTACCGAAGGTTGACACCCTCATTCCTTACCAGATCTCGCCAAGCAGGCGTCCCAGCTGACGATGTACGATGTCAAATCGTACTATACCCAAGCCAAGAATGCTGTTCTTAATATTAGTGAGATGGAGGCCAAGGTGCGAGAAGCCACAAACGACGATCCTTGGGGTGCCAGCTCTACACTGATGCAGCAGATTGCAGAAGGGTAAGCGCCAGCGCCGTGTGTGACTGTGATTCGAATCAGGGAACTGACGAAGCTTATCTAATGAATAGGACGCATAACTTGTGAGGTATTGTTTTGACGATATTACGCTACATGCTGACAAGAAGCAGTGCTCAATTCAACGAGATCATGCCTACAATCTATTCGCGCTTCATGGAGTAGGTTCACCTATGTATCTGGAGTCGTTGAACAAGTCTGACTCAGTAAACAGAAAGGAAGCGCGAGAATGGAGACAGATCTATAAGGTTTGTGGGCCCATGATTATGGATCAGTCACGAGGTGATTGCGTGCTTATCATCACACTAATAGGCCCTCACGTTGCTCGAATTTCTCGTGAAGAACGGATCTGAGCGTGTCGTTGATGATGCCAGGGCACACATCTCGACGATTAAGATGCTCCGAAGTTTCCATTATATCGATGAGAAGGGCAAAGATCAGGGAATCAACGGTATGTTCTACTGCTATCCTTGGTACTCTTTTATCGCTAATACTAAGTCCAATAGTGCGCAACCGAGCATCCGAAATTGCTCTTCTCTTGGGCGATGTCGAGAAAATCCGTACAGAACGTCGCAAGGCGCGAGCCAACAGAAACAAGTACCAAGGCGCTGGTAACGACGGCGGCATGAGCTTCATCACTTCAACGGGAAGCAGGTACGGAGGTTTTGGGAGCGACTCTGTCGGCTCAGGATCGAGTGCTGGCAGATATGGCGGTGGCGATGACTTTAGGTCCTCATCTCGAGGGTTCCGGGACACTTCGTCTTCGCAATCGCAGTTCGACGAATACGAAGGAGCGGATGACTTTGACGACCAACCTCCTAGGCGGACAACTTCCATCTCTAGATCAGTGGCCCAAGCACCTCCAAAGCCTGtggccaaggagaaggaagttgagaagCCCAAGGAGGTCAATTTGTTTgactttgatgatgagcctgTGGCTactcctgctgctgcacCAGCAGTGACAGCTAGTGCAGCCCCTGCTGTTGGCGGTGACGGTGAGTCTCAGAGCTTCATGCCTCATCATTTGTGACTGATATGTTTTCCAGACGATTTTGATGACTTCCAGTCTGCCGAACCCGCATCTGCCCCAGCTCCTCAGGCTCCAGCCCCAGCTCCTGCCGGTAGGCCCGCCAACGCAAATGTTTTTGACCTCCTCAactccaccacctctgcACCTACTTCTGCCCCTTCCATCTCGACACCTgcattctctcctcctgcgTCAAATTCATCCGGTCCCACATTTGGTTACGGCGCCATGCCACCGCCTTTTAACGTCgttccttccattccatcctctAACGCGGCCAAGCCCCCTGCTCCTTCGTCACGTCCATCTtacacttcttcctctactcCATCCGCCCTCTCCCCTAGGCCTACGGGCGGGTCTTCCAACTCCACCTTCGATGATCTCTTTGCCTCTTCCCTGTCCTCCATTGGCAAATCTAACACGACGCAGTCCAAGAACCAAGGAGGTAAGACAATTAAGGAtctcgagaaggagaagatggtcaACAGCTTGTGGGGCTCAACTGCCTCCGCCCCCTCTCAATCGACTCAAGCTGCCCGGCCTGCTCAGCCCAAGGCTAGCGGAAACTTTGATGACCTGTTGCTGTAAAGAATTGTACATGAAAATTGGACTTGTTGATAAGATGGACTCGAGAAGTCATGCATATTCTGGTTTTAGATTTCCAAAGATTGCATGTTttatgatgatggaagaagtttTGGGCAAATGAACCACCAATATGGTGATTAGCAATCGAGTGTGTCATGATAATAAATGTCACGCATAAAGAAATACCAAACACATTGCCCAAGAATTATGCCCTGACTTcaattctcttcctcttccctctgccttcttccaacctcttcctaacagcctcttcatccaaatcTTCCTGCTCGTACAAGCCAGCCACTCTCTCGCTTTCCCATCTCCCCTTGAGGAATTTGAGTGCTGCCAAATTGTAACCCATCACGTCGCGTTGTTGAGCTAAGGCATCACGCAAGTGGTGTCGGAGCGTAAGAAGGGGCGTTCGCATGATGCGGTTGGACACAATCTGGGAGGAGTGTGTtcgaagaaggaagaacaggatCCGAGACACCAAAATGATCTCCTTACCCTGTTAAACCGTCAGCTAACACGGTCTTCGATGAATGAAAGAAGTTCTCACCTGCATGGCCCATTCGTCAAGGTAACCCATCAAACTGACCACCATCCTGAAAGGCAAGACCAGTAAAGCATCCTCCATCTGCGCCGCAGGAATCTTCTGAACAACCTTCAACACATACTCATCCGGCTCCAAATCTCCTCGAGAGATCAGCTCGGCATTTCTAGGTGGACGAGGAATTTCGACATTAGACTTGGCGttgtcttcctcccattGACGAGTGGTTGCACGGTCGGCGTCGGCAAGTTCTATAGCCTCCATTATCTTCTCCCCCGCAATGAGGGTTTCAGTGGTTTGTTTCTGGACGGCTTCCGCCTCGTCACCTTCaccctcgccttctccaGGTTCACGGTTCAGAGTATCAGCGAGGTTGGAATCGTACATggcctcaatctccttttccctttcttcctcgagaaaaagaggttCGTCAGTCTTTTCCCAGATACGGATAGATTTGTCGTGGGAACCAGTGACGACAAATTGACCGCTCTGcgaagtggaaagagccCAAATCTCGCCATGATGACCGGAAAGCTTTTGGATAAGCTCAAACTGAATCGGACAGGTCAGCTATGTCACACGACATACAAAATGCCAAAATACACACCTTGTCACCATCCCAGTACTTGACCATCCTGTCCTTTCCGACTGTCCAAAAGTTGTGACTTCCAGCCTCCTTTTCAAACATGACGCCCATGACAGCTTCATCGTGCGCAAAAATACTCTTATGACAGTCTCCGAAGTCCAAACCCCAGATTTTGACGTTCTTGTCAGCGGAACAGGTCACAAGGAGCTTGCTGTCTGAAGAAATGTCGAGTGACAGAACAGGAAGCTTGTGGCCAtaaagggagaggaagaatttgagagtgtcggagaagaagatcttcaCGGTTGAATCAAGAAGGGCGATGGCAAGGAAACGGCCATTGGGAGAGTACTTGAGAGAAAGGATATCGTCGGTCATCTTGAGAGTACGAACGTGGACGAGAGCGAGTTGCTTGGTCTTATACTGTGCCAGTGTCATTTAAATGTTGAGGAGTTGCGCAAAATTTACTCACGACAGTCTCGACACCTAAGCGACTGACAACTCTCtcgccttcgccttcctccctcatctCAAAGTCCCAAAACTTGACGTCCTTGTCCGCGCTACCACTGACCAAACCTCTGCCATCAGGTCGAATGCTCACACTCCAAACAGGCCCACTGTGAGCTTTGTAGGTCTTTAACAGATTGGACGCAGCAACATCGTAGAGCATCAATTCTCCCCCCTTGGTACCAATCACCACATGCCTATCACctggcaagaaggtcgaACAGAGAGCGTAACCACATTCCATTGTCCTGATGCACGCTGTTGTCCTGGCATTCCAGAGTTTGAGAGTACCAGATGAGGCCGACGCGATGACTTGGTCgtcagaagagatggaaatggtaCGGATGTCTTGTCGGTGACCAGGAAGTTCGATGGAGTGAGTCTTGGTGGGTTCTGGGGTAGTTCCATCGGCAAGCTTAGACTTGCTTCCTGGAGTAGGAATAGTGTATGATTCGATGGAGTTGTTGGACAACGCCAAAAGCAACTGTAACTGATGAGCTTGCTTCAGACACAAACTGATGGTGACTTACAGATATGCCACCCTTGACAGAAGCTACATTTTCATCGGCAAAAGCAAAGCTCTTGATTTTTGCATTAGCCCTGACCATACACCAGATAGccactctctcctcccacttgACAGgttcatccttctcatcctcctccttgtcttcgtctttttgcttgtcgccctttcccttctttttcttctctctatccctcttctttcgtcTAGCCCTCTTTGCACtaacttcttcttcggtcCTCAAACGAAGGATGGCGATACCGCGGTCAGAAGTTTGTAAAGacagcagaggaagagtgggatGCCAGGTAATTTGGGAGATAGGGtgagtggaagaagggagagggagagtgcAAAGGGAGGCTATAAGAGTGGGAAGTTCCCCATTCTCGTCCTCGGCCATACCCCTTGCAAGCTGGGATTTTTCAATAGAGTAGACCTGTGCTTCACCGTCGCCGCTTCCCGTAACGACAACCCATCGACCCTTGATAtgctcttcaccttcagattcatcttccccctGACCGATAATTGActcttcagcctcttctcGCACAGCCAAGCTAGTCACCTCCCCGCGCCCTACAACAACTGTCTGAACACAATGCTGAGTTCCTAAATCCCACACCTTCAAGTAAGTGTCTCTGCTCGTACTAACGAGCCATCCGGGGTGCCCTCCACGAGGGTGGGGGATAAATGCAAGACCGGTGATTGGCGCACGGTGACCTTTGAGACGGAAAAGACCGACTTCTCCAATGCGATCCCAAACAACGATCTCGCCTTCGGTACCACCGGACGCCAATCGAGAAGCATCATGATCCCAAGTCATGATAGTAACGCTCTTCTTGTGGCCGTTGAAAGTGACGATTTCAGAAGCTTCCACATCGGGTGTGGAGGGATCATACGACCATAAACGGATCGAACCATCTTGATATGAGACTGCAAAAGTGACCGGAGTAGTTGAAGTAGACGTGTAAGGCGTGGGGGCAGGAGTAAGATAAGTCACCGGTGAAGTCAACCCCGTAGAATGCCACATGGCAACCATTTCTCCTCGCTTTGTATCCCAAACGAGAACATCTTCCCATCCTGGAACATAGGCTAGTCTGCCGTTGTAAGAGGAGTTTGCTGTGGGTGAACAGATAATGCCAAAGGCCTAAGGGGACTCAGAAGATAGCTACGAATGGTTACAGCTCATGCTTACCTGTGTAGGCCCGTGGCGCATGTATGACCTAACCATGTCTGCCCCGTCGAATATGGATGTGTATGCAACGTTTCAATACCTATGTTCAACTTTTGGCAGAAATTCTTGAACGGCGTTCATACTAAATTACGTAACAATTTTGCCTTTTTAAAAATACTTAATTTGGCATGCCTATTTCCCTTACATTTCAGGTGGGATACATTCTATTTTATGTTTTCTCAGCGCCAAGCAGTAAGAACTTTGTCTAATCCCAAAATATCTAATAGATATGTTCTGCTCATTTCATACCCAAAAGCTCCTTGATATCTTCAAATCttgcttccttcttggtcTTTTGACTCTCCTTGCTCGATTTTTCGAAAGCTTTAGCTACCATcgcatcttttcttttctctatATGATTAAATACATTAGAATGTGTCATGTTAGGATGTTGTGACACTATGAGACGTACGTATATCCAAAACACTCGATTCAATTGTATTCTCGGCGATAAGCTGGAAGACTCTcacaaccttcttctgaccCATCTACAGGAGTTGATTATACGCGTAAATAGACGAATGGCATTGCAATCTACTCACCCTATGGGCTCGATCTATCGCTTGCGCTTCAATAGCACTCTGCCACCATGGGTCACACTGGATAATAGTCGTATCAACGCATTGCTCTGCTCCATGAGCCTTAAAGCTTACCAAGAAAACATTGGATGCTGCTGTCAAGTTGAGCCCGACAGCACCACTTTTCAACGAGATCAACATCACTTTGGGCgtcttctcat
Above is a window of Cryptococcus tetragattii IND107 chromosome 1, whole genome shotgun sequence DNA encoding:
- a CDS encoding ATP-dependent (S)-NAD(P)H-hydrate dehydratase; the protein is MASKQHAHLLSLARGMIPPLHPKLHKGQAGRIGVLGGSGDYSGAPYFSSMGAMRFGADLAHVICEPSAGAVIKTYSPDLIVHTILDPQKSREDIRSALKGVMSRLHVLIIGPGLGRDDHMQSCAKIAFELAKDMEQMGVVVDADGLWLVQNEPKVVMDWPGVPRIILTPNVMEFKRLCDTMKIDPSGPHTSLCPQLATALGNATIIQKGPSDIISNGLKLPSSFLSDESEGEQNYLEVKVEGGLKRVGGQGDILSGSTGVLLAWGSEWVRGSYEHVGHPPPQEKAIAENIPVLAAYGASTFNRTVSKRGFQKKGRSMVTGDLVDMVGDVYEEVFGNPGEMEGRGKL
- a CDS encoding ubiquitin-like protein 5 is translated as MPRSPSPSRDYDRPRSRSRSPPPRKKPKELSFYKKSSSSMGSLSHRRDPLDEPTSKERAEARERGEVPRRFGGTREQGVRNTMGNVPSASVGSFKRGGDPLDRYGVRGDPRDERRDEYRRDDSYRRDRDRDDRRDRDRDDHRRDRDRRDRDRDRDRDRDSGRRTDRDRDGSRRDAPPAAAPSSTSVPPQRPTAAPSAASMRLIEVIANDRLGRKVRVKCLPTDTVGDLKRLIAAQTGTTAQKIQLKKWYTAFKDHVSLQDYEIHDGMSLEMY